A single Sutterella megalosphaeroides DNA region contains:
- a CDS encoding TraB/VirB10 family protein: MTDSTENSAGSNPLRDSGTTADTGSIAHRLRGLLASAARFGKDIDSTDTGTNPPLSNAALRTRQKRLGAVTVLVLTLVSIGAISSVDSPEPLARREPEETTKVDLTLAPDRTQRERYFIAFEKDFSKLENEVSRLKKEALERERRDAAETKALRSENATLKEDLDRLNEELVAAKNTAAVTERTLADLSERVENGTAGDPRRRQAKGAVGAFGAEPLPPDARFAGSGGVRTGLPPAVGGSVKGESDPTARSGLAVLRMPEPVKDEKHAVAAAPAAPAPFVERDSPIALNRAAGRTVETYLPPGTFTTGTLLTGGLVATGGGSGGRPMPVLLQVEDTAFLPNNWRSDVKDCRVTGSASGDLSTERVQVRLDRLSCAGPNGEALDVRVYGYAVGADGRVGLKGKLVTKSGQAIANALKLSLLSGFGKAVSLSAEEVQTSITGTQTHTYENAWKAGLGQGLSGGMDRLVAYYLKLADQVMPVLEMNPGQRVDIVFSQGVHLAADPR; this comes from the coding sequence ATGACTGATTCGACCGAGAATTCCGCCGGATCGAACCCCCTCCGCGATTCGGGCACGACCGCCGATACGGGATCCATCGCCCACCGCCTTCGCGGGCTCTTGGCGAGCGCCGCCCGCTTCGGAAAAGATATCGACTCGACGGATACGGGCACGAACCCGCCCCTTTCGAACGCGGCTTTGCGCACCCGTCAGAAGCGCCTCGGGGCCGTCACGGTGCTCGTTTTGACCCTCGTTTCGATCGGGGCCATTTCGAGCGTCGACTCGCCCGAGCCGCTCGCACGCCGCGAACCCGAAGAAACGACGAAGGTCGACCTCACCTTGGCGCCCGACCGCACGCAGCGCGAACGCTACTTCATCGCATTCGAAAAAGACTTTTCGAAGCTCGAAAACGAAGTGAGTCGCCTGAAGAAGGAAGCGCTCGAGCGCGAACGGCGCGACGCGGCGGAAACGAAGGCCTTGAGAAGCGAAAACGCGACGCTCAAAGAAGACCTCGATCGTTTGAACGAAGAACTCGTTGCCGCCAAAAACACGGCGGCCGTGACCGAGCGGACGCTTGCGGACCTCTCCGAGCGCGTTGAGAACGGTACCGCAGGAGACCCCCGACGTCGTCAGGCGAAGGGAGCGGTGGGGGCCTTCGGGGCCGAACCCCTTCCTCCCGACGCGCGCTTTGCGGGTTCGGGCGGGGTGAGAACGGGCCTTCCGCCCGCCGTCGGAGGCTCGGTGAAGGGAGAAAGCGACCCGACCGCCCGCTCGGGGCTCGCCGTGCTTCGCATGCCCGAACCCGTAAAGGACGAAAAGCACGCCGTTGCCGCCGCTCCCGCAGCCCCGGCTCCGTTTGTCGAGCGCGACTCGCCGATCGCTCTCAACCGCGCGGCGGGCAGAACCGTGGAAACGTACCTGCCGCCCGGCACCTTCACGACGGGAACGCTCTTGACGGGCGGGCTCGTCGCGACGGGAGGCGGCAGCGGCGGCCGCCCCATGCCCGTTCTTCTTCAGGTGGAAGACACCGCCTTTCTCCCCAACAACTGGAGGAGCGACGTCAAAGACTGCCGCGTGACGGGGTCCGCCTCGGGGGACCTTTCGACCGAACGCGTTCAGGTGCGCTTGGACCGTCTCTCGTGCGCGGGACCGAACGGCGAGGCGCTTGACGTGCGGGTCTACGGCTACGCCGTGGGGGCGGACGGGCGGGTAGGCCTCAAAGGGAAGCTCGTCACGAAGAGCGGCCAGGCGATCGCAAACGCCCTGAAGCTCTCGCTCCTCTCGGGGTTCGGCAAAGCCGTGTCGCTTTCCGCCGAAGAAGTGCAGACGTCGATTACGGGCACGCAAACCCACACGTACGAGAACGCCTGGAAGGCGGGACTCGGACAGGGGCTCTCGGGCGGCATGGACCGACTCGTCGCCTACTACCTGAAGTTGGCCGACCAGGTGATGCCGGTCCTCGAAATGAACCCCGGCCAGCGCGTCGACATCGTCTTCAGCCAGGGGGTGCACCTTGCGGCGGATCCGCGGTGA
- the traV gene encoding type IV conjugative transfer system lipoprotein TraV — protein MTADLKTRVRPVVGSLALGSILVLSGCVTDLTGIGAGSDFACPMDDGTLCASMADISQMSRRGELPWEERREAARARAETEGLEAANAPGGSADSSSAASADTQTARVKGVANAVSSTETSDNSSGQSTSSAKGAPAKGTSAAEAHESDGVETELRPGFRPNRPLGARLTESWGRSPLTAWATPERTPERLVRIFVAPWTDRDGDLHDAHYVYAAVTPPEWNTARRRHPDGRAVVKLPFELNRPVRSHRSDRSREVENLDAAYGNYGTVGSYGEFDAHRADDVKDPFGHSADSDTESDPSGAERLRTDRARQMAAARKLAAPAAAFGVGDRSETSDAPATAEVPEAQEAPEAPEAPEAPHKADGS, from the coding sequence ATGACCGCCGACCTCAAAACCCGCGTGCGCCCCGTCGTCGGCTCCCTCGCGCTCGGTTCGATCCTCGTCCTTTCGGGCTGCGTCACCGACCTCACGGGGATCGGTGCGGGATCGGACTTTGCCTGCCCGATGGACGACGGGACGCTTTGCGCCTCCATGGCGGATATCTCGCAGATGAGCCGCCGCGGGGAACTCCCCTGGGAGGAGCGTCGCGAGGCCGCTCGTGCGCGTGCCGAAACCGAAGGGCTCGAAGCCGCGAACGCTCCGGGCGGTTCTGCCGACTCTTCGTCTGCCGCCTCCGCCGACACGCAAACCGCGCGCGTCAAAGGCGTCGCCAACGCCGTGAGTTCGACCGAAACCTCGGACAACTCGTCCGGCCAATCGACCTCGTCCGCCAAGGGCGCTCCCGCGAAGGGGACCTCGGCTGCCGAAGCGCATGAATCCGACGGCGTCGAAACCGAACTTCGTCCCGGCTTCCGCCCGAACCGGCCGCTCGGGGCCCGCCTCACGGAATCCTGGGGACGCTCCCCCTTGACCGCCTGGGCGACGCCCGAGCGCACGCCCGAGCGCCTTGTTCGGATTTTCGTCGCCCCGTGGACCGATCGGGACGGGGACCTGCACGACGCGCACTACGTGTACGCGGCCGTGACGCCTCCCGAGTGGAACACCGCAAGGAGGCGCCATCCCGACGGACGGGCCGTGGTAAAGCTTCCGTTCGAACTCAATCGCCCCGTCCGTTCCCACCGCTCCGACCGCTCCCGCGAGGTCGAAAACCTCGATGCGGCTTACGGAAATTACGGTACGGTCGGATCGTACGGCGAGTTCGATGCCCACCGCGCGGACGACGTGAAGGACCCCTTCGGCCATTCGGCGGATTCGGACACCGAATCGGACCCTTCGGGGGCCGAACGACTCCGCACCGATCGGGCCCGACAGATGGCCGCCGCCCGAAAACTTGCGGCACCCGCCGCGGCCTTCGGCGTTGGGGACCGGTCGGAGACATCGGACGCACCCGCAACGGCCGAAGTGCCTGAAGCGCAGGAAGCACCTGAAGCACCTGAAGCACCGGAAGCACCTCACAAGGCCGACGGCTCGTAA
- a CDS encoding TraC family protein, with translation MSHTTDTLPTGHAFRPTADTVKNLSPSEAPAASAAASAPSAAPSGPGGLRRRLKEKFRALFPDSNLRIDPEQSPYGAGLGPSDPPRADRFGDLLPHMGTVTQFRSVPREREVDAGSLFLLEGPVAGKPEALGFALAVLPQTGVSDEMLETLKTLGLNLPLHSTVTVTTHTIASVMPRLNRLRDVYTHGIRAFETGDKEVLTRMVEGRTEFLARVSRGEPVATSAPLLAREFRTVVSVVIPFDNPLSDAALSEISDARSSVEATLLQAGLPSARMEAQNLLELLRAMANPEKHLRDELGGRAFNPLEELRHQVMDADTEVTIGKHGIEFRGGVSEWKEDDGRATSPHASDPVTALAFTVQGYPAEISVAHVSALLGDTGRAGAQLPGRFALAVSWQVLDQRREKDRMGTLLVRSIQMSHSQMAVFSTQYGENMRHFRTALKSFESEGGIAYVRHALLLFTKKSRMKADAQTAVALGKRLSFDLIPDTAVMGQSFLMMLPLGLTPALAADARRMERFERRTVSTATNGAPWIAGWSGNGCRAGLGWETPLVTLLSRRGQIFHVDPFANVSGNYSVTVVGKSGSGKSVLMNELCASALYGNGVVWVIDVGRSYEKLAHLVGGTYLDFASDRVRDLNPFRFALAAAGAQASQTAQTAQSVQSAADLARETQEMVVRIIEALLTLKELPDRELSILRAAVDRVVTKSTSEGRVATLDDLFNELILYRLPNDPDHTVDEAVHLAAMLSPYTKSGPFGRWFDGSGEPVDLTNRFTVLELEGLGTHKPLRNAVLLSLMLAIEGQMMKLPKERVKLVVIDEAWDLMGEGSAGHFIESGYRRARKLNGGYVTATQSIADYWKSPTARAAWDCADTRIYLRQDPDAIESLRHDGKLASDEGLRWAIGSLTTIRGAYSEMVVKVGDGPFEIGRLALDPYSRVAYSTLPAERAALEARLKAGMTLSDAIADVARGEVAP, from the coding sequence ATGAGTCACACCACCGACACGCTCCCGACCGGGCACGCCTTCCGTCCCACGGCCGATACCGTCAAGAACCTCTCTCCCTCCGAAGCGCCCGCCGCCTCTGCAGCCGCTTCCGCCCCCTCCGCCGCCCCTTCCGGCCCCGGCGGTCTTCGCCGGCGCCTGAAGGAAAAGTTCCGAGCCCTCTTTCCCGACTCGAACCTTCGCATCGACCCCGAGCAGTCGCCCTACGGGGCGGGGCTCGGACCGTCGGATCCCCCGCGCGCGGACCGCTTCGGCGACCTCCTCCCGCATATGGGTACGGTGACGCAATTCCGTTCCGTCCCGCGGGAACGCGAAGTCGATGCGGGAAGCCTCTTTCTTCTCGAAGGCCCCGTCGCGGGGAAACCCGAAGCACTCGGCTTTGCCCTCGCCGTTTTGCCTCAGACGGGGGTTTCGGACGAAATGCTGGAGACCCTCAAAACGCTCGGGTTGAATCTCCCTTTGCACTCCACCGTCACCGTCACGACCCACACGATCGCAAGCGTCATGCCGCGCCTCAATCGTCTTCGCGACGTGTACACGCACGGGATCCGTGCGTTCGAGACGGGGGACAAAGAGGTCTTGACCCGCATGGTCGAAGGTCGCACCGAGTTTCTTGCGCGCGTCTCCCGCGGGGAGCCCGTGGCAACGAGCGCGCCGTTGCTTGCACGCGAATTCCGTACGGTGGTCTCGGTCGTGATTCCGTTCGACAACCCGCTCTCGGACGCGGCTCTGTCCGAAATCTCGGACGCCCGAAGTTCCGTTGAAGCGACGCTTCTTCAGGCGGGGCTTCCCTCCGCGCGGATGGAAGCGCAGAACCTTCTTGAACTTCTTCGCGCCATGGCGAACCCCGAAAAACACCTCCGAGACGAGCTTGGCGGCCGCGCCTTCAACCCCTTGGAGGAGCTTCGTCACCAGGTGATGGACGCCGACACGGAGGTGACGATCGGAAAGCACGGGATCGAATTCCGCGGAGGGGTGTCGGAGTGGAAAGAGGATGACGGCCGGGCGACCTCTCCTCACGCCTCGGACCCCGTCACGGCCTTGGCCTTCACCGTTCAAGGGTACCCGGCCGAGATTTCCGTCGCACACGTTTCCGCTTTGCTCGGCGATACGGGTCGCGCGGGGGCGCAGCTCCCCGGGCGCTTTGCGTTGGCCGTCTCCTGGCAGGTCTTGGACCAACGTCGCGAAAAGGACCGCATGGGAACGCTTCTCGTGCGCTCCATTCAGATGTCGCACTCTCAGATGGCGGTCTTTTCCACCCAGTACGGCGAAAACATGCGCCACTTCCGTACGGCTCTGAAGAGTTTCGAGTCCGAAGGGGGCATCGCCTACGTGCGCCACGCGCTGCTTCTCTTTACGAAGAAAAGCCGCATGAAGGCGGATGCGCAGACGGCGGTGGCGTTGGGAAAACGGTTGTCCTTCGACCTCATCCCCGACACGGCCGTGATGGGGCAGTCCTTTTTGATGATGTTGCCCTTGGGGCTCACGCCCGCCCTTGCCGCGGACGCCCGCCGCATGGAGCGCTTTGAACGCCGCACCGTCTCCACCGCCACGAACGGCGCGCCCTGGATCGCGGGGTGGTCGGGAAACGGCTGCCGCGCGGGGCTCGGTTGGGAGACGCCCTTGGTGACGCTCCTTTCGCGCCGCGGACAGATCTTTCACGTGGATCCGTTTGCGAACGTCTCGGGGAACTATTCGGTAACCGTAGTCGGCAAATCGGGTTCGGGGAAATCCGTCCTCATGAACGAACTCTGCGCTTCGGCTTTGTATGGAAACGGGGTCGTGTGGGTGATCGACGTGGGTCGCTCCTACGAAAAGCTCGCTCATCTCGTGGGCGGGACGTATCTTGACTTTGCGAGCGACCGCGTGCGGGACCTCAATCCCTTCCGATTTGCGCTGGCTGCGGCGGGAGCTCAAGCTTCTCAAACCGCTCAAACGGCTCAATCCGTTCAATCCGCCGCCGACCTCGCGCGCGAGACGCAGGAGATGGTCGTTCGGATCATCGAGGCGCTCTTGACCCTCAAGGAGCTCCCCGACCGGGAACTCTCGATCCTGCGTGCGGCGGTCGACCGCGTGGTGACGAAATCGACCTCCGAAGGACGCGTCGCCACGCTCGACGACCTTTTCAACGAGCTCATTCTCTATCGCCTCCCCAACGACCCCGACCATACGGTCGACGAAGCCGTGCACCTGGCGGCGATGCTCTCGCCCTACACGAAGAGCGGTCCCTTCGGGCGGTGGTTCGACGGCTCGGGCGAGCCCGTCGATCTCACGAACCGCTTCACGGTGCTGGAGTTGGAAGGCTTGGGAACGCACAAGCCCCTGCGAAACGCCGTGCTTTTGAGCCTCATGCTCGCGATCGAAGGCCAGATGATGAAGCTCCCGAAAGAACGCGTGAAGCTCGTCGTGATCGACGAAGCCTGGGATTTGATGGGGGAAGGGTCGGCGGGCCACTTCATCGAATCGGGCTACCGCCGTGCGCGAAAGCTCAACGGCGGCTACGTCACCGCCACCCAATCGATTGCGGACTACTGGAAGTCCCCCACGGCCCGCGCAGCTTGGGACTGTGCCGACACGCGCATCTATCTGCGACAGGATCCGGACGCGATCGAGTCGCTGCGCCACGACGGGAAACTCGCATCCGACGAGGGTCTTCGCTGGGCGATCGGAAGCCTCACCACCATCCGCGGGGCCTATTCCGAAATGGTGGTGAAAGTGGGCGACGGCCCCTTTGAGATCGGGCGCCTGGCGCTCGACCCCTATTCGCGCGTCGCCTACTCGACGCTCCCTGCCGAGCGCGCGGCCTTGGAAGCCCGCCTCAAGGCGGGGATGACCTTGTCCGACGCCATTGCCGACGTCGCCCGCGGGGAGGTTGCGCCGTGA
- a CDS encoding TraU family protein, with the protein MSNPFGAHNEAALEEAEGAWTALCVLLRPVLFTFFLWTTAAMAGTLGLGATDARASVTASETAAVTARANAGLNEEAPLPPSERVRDLEAKARTLADEAKHRRETLLKRSRVARETPGACSGRVPDPVTDLCWSCMFPMVLGKTIPVSVSGNLPDVETDATAFCLCGSDINVEGGLNFSFWEPLRTAEVVRHPWCFPQLGGISMEGPGSSDHARTSRTEETRRRTAFWNVHWYQSPWFFITEAVADTGCLETAPWDLAYLSELDPLWDDTVTSFLLSPDAALFTSAASGGACAVDCATALLGTSLNSLYWCSGCQGRVFPLSGWMAAMTGSVQAWHLMAHRFAQKLTREGVLFSGHGARGQCGPYMQPLFQKDVWRTQLIYPSRNASGSACCQPLGRSTAPLGPYKTTPMTGEDGAILLWRKRDCCMTKKIDTSIVAPGTENFGLGRVPEEIRPKPASRDAFSALSAIANPDANRARPTASDRAHKENGKDNPTDASTQPRTDRGERIEPAKLLPEIREFDGYGERNDRHEGNDSNGFLREIRPTADASDSANILTDLRRTQVARALSAFTAMVARMTAMTSMTAATAHAAPTEEPRTVGGLRRLEIAPEAKSLFPSREPAAEIPEAPAVADPSNAQPRCDARVSVTVHPAEGPLYPHTDPDFLELLHATARRWEKSGLWQEALEKEIAAVRQAAETPTGARVLPRETRSRLHVRHVAWEEKDRRRLETLLGPFERRFLFIDAADPVQLAFAARLMKLDAKTTDASTDSPNDSPNESPDDLAKLARLTGAAGTSRASKGVNGADARTDARKDAEHLLPLRVVLTAGSRSAAERALPGTRIWFDQGGALTRRLGLNALPAFVRLTPEAHVLFQGALTENGFLRFDAPTDADGVERTESTSVMPSLGAR; encoded by the coding sequence ATGTCCAACCCGTTCGGCGCACACAACGAAGCCGCCCTCGAGGAAGCCGAGGGCGCTTGGACCGCGCTTTGCGTACTGCTTCGCCCCGTGCTCTTCACGTTCTTCCTTTGGACGACGGCCGCCATGGCGGGGACGCTCGGGCTCGGGGCGACGGACGCCCGTGCGAGCGTGACTGCGAGCGAAACTGCTGCCGTGACTGCACGTGCGAATGCGGGACTGAATGAGGAAGCTCCCCTTCCCCCCTCCGAGCGCGTGCGCGACCTCGAAGCGAAGGCAAGGACTCTCGCGGACGAAGCCAAGCACCGCCGCGAAACGCTTTTGAAGCGCTCGCGCGTTGCGCGCGAAACCCCGGGCGCCTGCTCGGGTCGGGTGCCCGATCCCGTCACGGACCTCTGCTGGTCGTGCATGTTCCCGATGGTGCTCGGGAAAACGATTCCCGTCTCGGTTTCGGGGAACCTCCCCGACGTCGAAACGGACGCCACGGCCTTTTGCCTTTGCGGCTCGGACATCAACGTCGAAGGGGGTCTCAATTTCTCCTTCTGGGAGCCGCTGCGCACGGCCGAGGTCGTACGTCACCCGTGGTGCTTTCCGCAGCTCGGAGGGATCTCCATGGAGGGGCCGGGCTCAAGCGACCACGCCCGCACGAGCCGCACGGAAGAAACCCGTCGTCGCACGGCCTTCTGGAACGTGCACTGGTACCAGTCGCCGTGGTTCTTCATTACGGAAGCGGTGGCCGACACGGGGTGCCTCGAAACCGCACCCTGGGACCTCGCCTACTTGTCGGAACTCGACCCCCTGTGGGACGACACGGTGACCTCTTTTCTCCTTTCTCCCGACGCCGCGCTCTTTACCTCCGCCGCTTCGGGCGGGGCGTGTGCGGTCGACTGTGCGACGGCGTTGCTCGGCACGTCCCTCAATTCGCTCTATTGGTGTTCGGGCTGTCAGGGGCGCGTCTTCCCGCTTTCGGGTTGGATGGCCGCGATGACGGGATCGGTGCAGGCCTGGCACCTGATGGCGCACCGCTTCGCGCAGAAATTGACGCGCGAAGGCGTCCTCTTTTCGGGTCACGGCGCGCGCGGCCAGTGCGGTCCCTACATGCAGCCTCTTTTCCAGAAGGACGTCTGGCGTACGCAACTCATCTATCCGAGCCGAAACGCGTCGGGCTCCGCCTGCTGTCAGCCGCTCGGGCGCTCGACCGCACCTCTCGGCCCCTACAAGACAACGCCCATGACGGGCGAAGACGGCGCGATCCTCCTCTGGCGCAAGCGCGACTGCTGCATGACGAAGAAAATCGACACCTCAATCGTCGCCCCGGGCACGGAAAATTTCGGACTCGGTCGCGTCCCCGAAGAAATCCGTCCGAAACCCGCGAGCCGCGACGCGTTCTCGGCCTTGTCCGCCATTGCGAATCCGGACGCGAACCGCGCCCGACCGACGGCCTCCGACCGTGCGCACAAAGAGAACGGCAAGGACAATCCGACCGACGCCTCGACGCAACCCCGCACGGATCGAGGTGAGCGTATCGAACCCGCAAAGCTTCTGCCCGAAATCCGCGAGTTCGACGGATACGGCGAACGCAACGACCGCCATGAAGGCAACGACTCGAACGGGTTCCTCCGGGAAATCCGCCCGACGGCCGATGCAAGCGACTCCGCGAACATCCTCACGGACCTCCGTCGCACGCAGGTAGCCCGTGCCCTTTCGGCCTTCACCGCAATGGTCGCCCGCATGACAGCCATGACGTCCATGACCGCTGCGACCGCGCATGCCGCCCCGACCGAAGAGCCCCGTACGGTCGGGGGCCTCCGCCGTCTGGAGATCGCGCCCGAAGCGAAGAGCCTCTTTCCGAGCCGAGAACCGGCGGCCGAGATCCCCGAGGCTCCCGCTGTTGCCGATCCATCGAATGCTCAACCCCGCTGCGACGCACGGGTGTCGGTGACGGTGCACCCCGCGGAAGGGCCGCTTTACCCCCACACCGACCCCGACTTCCTGGAGCTCCTTCACGCGACCGCCCGCCGGTGGGAGAAGTCGGGCCTCTGGCAAGAGGCCCTCGAGAAAGAAATCGCCGCGGTGCGTCAAGCGGCCGAAACCCCGACGGGCGCCCGCGTATTGCCTCGCGAAACCCGCTCGCGCCTTCACGTGCGACACGTCGCGTGGGAAGAGAAGGACCGTCGGCGCTTGGAGACGCTCCTCGGCCCCTTCGAGCGGCGGTTCCTCTTCATCGATGCCGCGGACCCCGTGCAGCTCGCCTTTGCGGCTCGACTCATGAAACTCGATGCAAAGACGACCGACGCCTCGACCGACAGCCCGAACGATTCACCGAACGAATCGCCTGACGACCTCGCGAAGCTCGCCCGCCTCACGGGGGCTGCGGGTACGTCGAGGGCCTCAAAGGGAGTGAACGGAGCCGACGCCCGAACGGATGCTCGCAAAGACGCCGAACACCTCCTTCCGCTTCGCGTCGTTCTGACGGCGGGCTCCCGGAGCGCAGCCGAGCGTGCCTTGCCCGGAACCCGAATCTGGTTCGACCAGGGCGGAGCTCTCACGCGCCGCCTGGGGCTCAACGCGTTGCCTGCGTTCGTGCGCTTGACGCCCGAAGCCCACGTCCTCTTTCAGGGGGCGCTCACCGAAAACGGGTTCCTGCGCTTTGACGCCCCGACGGATGCGGACGGGGTCGAGCGCACCGAGTCGACGAGCGTGATGCCTTCTCTCGGGGCGCGGTGA